CGCGTCCACGTCATCTTCACCGGCCGCCGGGTGCGCCACGCCAAGAGGCCGAGGAACACCTCGACGGTGACGTCCTCTTTTCCACCGAATCCGCCGCCGACATACGGCCCGATCACGCGGACTTTGTTGTGGGCCAGCCCCAACACCTCGGCCACCGCGCGAAAGTGTTCGATCACCTGGGTGGACACACGGATCACCAGCACACCGTCGCTGTCGATCCAAGCGACGCCGCTCTCGGGCTCGAGGTACGCGTGGTCGATGAACTGACACCGATACGTTCCCTCGACGACGACCGCGGCCCGCGCGAGCGCGGCCTCGGAATCGCCGCAGCGGATTTTCCAGGACGCCAGCAGGTTGCCCTCGTCGTGCACCTTGGGGGCGCCTGCCTGGAGCGCCGCAACGGGGTCGAACACCCCCGCGCAGGGCTCGTACTCGACGACGATCAGTTCGGCGGCCTGCTGCGCGAGCTCCCGCGTTTCCGCGGCGACCAGGGCGACCGGCTCACCCTGATACCGCACCACGCCATCGGCGAGCACGTGGATCCGGGCGCGCAGGGCTCCCACCTCGCTCGTCTGTCCGGGCACGTCCGTCCACAGCGTGTTGTTGGGGACGTCCGATGCGAGCAACACCGCCGCGACCCCCGGGAGCGCTCGGGCCGGAGACGGATCGATGCGCCGGATCCGCGCCGACGGATAGGGCGATCGCAGGACCGCCCCGTGCAGCATCGCGGGCATCTCCCAGTCAGCCGCGTACAACGTGCGGGCCTGGACCTTGTCGACGGCGTCGTGGCGCGTCACCCGCTGTCCGACGACCCGCAGGCGCTCTTTCGGAGGATGGAGGACCTGCCTAGCCACGGCCGGCCCTCCCATCGGCGACGCGTGCGATCGCGTCGATGATCTTGACGTAGCCCGTGCAGCGGCAGAGATTGCCGGCAATCGCCCGCCGGATCTCCTCCCGCGACGGCGTGGGGTGATCCCGCAAAAACGCGTACGCGGTCAGGAGCATCCCCGGGATGCAGAACCCGCATTGCGCGGCGCCGTTGATCGCGAACGCCTCTTGAAGCGGGTGGAGTGTCTCTCCCTCCCCCAGGCCGCGCACGGTGGTGATGCGGCGGCCTGCGACCCGAGGGATCAGTAGGAGGCACGCGCTCACGGGTTCGTCGTCGAGGAGCACCGTGCACGTTCCGCAGACGCCTTCGCCGCATCCCTCCTTGACTTCCAG
This sequence is a window from bacterium. Protein-coding genes within it:
- a CDS encoding (2Fe-2S)-binding protein, with amino-acid sequence MNERAVAFILNGQSREVHVPAHHTLLDVLRDDLGALEVKEGCGEGVCGTCTVLLDDEPVSACLLLIPRVAGRRITTVRGLGEGETLHPLQEAFAINGAAQCGFCIPGMLLTAYAFLRDHPTPSREEIRRAIAGNLCRCTGYVKIIDAIARVADGRAGRG